The region GACCAGTTCGCGCGCTTCGTCGCGGCCACCGGGTACCTGACGGTGGCCGAACGCGTCCCGCGGGTGGAGGACTATCCGGGTGCTCCTCCCGAGAATCTGGTCGCGGGCTCGGTGGTGTTCGAGAGACCGGACACCGCGGTCGCGCTGAACGACAGGTACCAGTGGTGGATCTACCGGCCTGGTGCGAGCTGGCGACATCCCCAGGGGCCGGGCAGCGATGTCCGGGGCAAGGGGAGTCATCCCGTCGTCCACATCGCATTCGAGGACGCGCGAGCCTACGCGGTATGGGCCGGAAAGCGCCTCCCGACCGAAGCCGAGTGGGAGTTCGCCGCTCGAGGCGGCATCGCGGGCGCGCTCTATCCGTGGGGAAACGAGCTTCGCCCCGAAGGCGTCTGGCACGCGAACATCTTCCAGGGCCAGTTCCCGGACCGGGACAGGGCCGAGGACGGATTTGCAGGCCTGGCTCCGGTGGGGCAGTATGCACCCAACGGGTACGGGCTCCTCGACGTGGCCGGGAACGCCTGGGAGTGGGTGAGCGACTGGTATCGCTCCGACACGTATGCGGAGCGCGCCGCACCGGGGGTCATCGCCCGCAATCCGGTCGGACCCCCGTCGTCGCACGACCCGGCCGAGCCGGGAATACCCAAACGCGTTCATCGAGGCGGATCGTTCCTCTGCACCGACCAGTACTGTTCGCGCTACCTGGTGGGAACGCGGAGCAAGGGGGCCGTCGACACGGGCACCGACCATCTGGGCTTTCGCTGCGCGCGATCTCCGCGTGCGGCCGGGGAGTGACGGAGTGGCGGAACGGCGGTGCGCTGAGGCCATGCCGCGAGGCTGGACGGTCGTGAGCAGGAAGGATGGCCGGACGCGGGTCTTCCCGTGGGAGTGAGCGCCGGCTCCGGATCCAGCGGGGGCGCATCCGCGGCCGACCGAAGGACGGCGGGCGCGGGGGGCGAGCCTCCGCTTCGCCGTCAGATCGGCCTCTACGCCGCCACGGCGGTGACGGTCGGGAGCATCGTCGGCTCGGGCATCTTCCGCTCCCCGCACTCGGTCGCGCGCGAGCTCCCCTCCGAGGGGCTGATGCTCGCCGCGTGGATCGTGGGGGGCCTCCTCTCGATGGTGGGCGCGCTCGCGCTCGCGGAGCTCGCCGTGGCGCATCCCCGGACCGGCGGCCTCTACGTGTTCATCCGCGAGGGATTTGGACGACGGCTCGCGTTCGTCTTCGGCTGGGCTTCGCTGACCGTCATCAAGCCGACCGTGATCGCATCCATCACGAGCGTGTTCGCTCTCTACTTCTGCGAGGCGGTCGGGCTCGGGGAGAGCGCGCAGCTTCCGGCCGGCATCGCGGCGATCGGGGCGCTCACGCTCGTGAACTGGCTCGGGGTGAAGGAAGGGACGCGCACCCAGACCTTCCTCACGACGCTCAAGGTCGCGGGGATCCTGCTCCTCTGCATGGCCGCGTTCGCGCTGCCCCACCGCGGCGCAACGCCAGGCGCTGCGTCCGCGGCGGCGCCGCCCCTCTCCACGTCGCCGCTCTGGCTCGCGTTCGTCGCCGCGATGATCCCGATCCTCTTCGCGTACGACGGGTGGACGGACTCGACCTACGTCGCCGGCGAGTGCGTGCGTCCGCGGCGCAACCTCCCCATCGCGATCGTCGGAGGAACGGCGATCGTGATCGCGATCTACGTGCTGACGAACCTCGCCTACTTCGCCGTGCTCTCGCCCGCCGAGGTCGCCACCTACGAGGCGGTCGGAAGCGAAACGGTGCGGCGAATCCTCGGGGACTGGGGAGGCCGCGCGCTCGCCGTCCTCGTCGCGGTGAGCACGTTCGGCACGATCAGCGCCTCGATTCTCACGGGACCTCGCGTCACGCTCGCGATGGCGTCCGACGGGCTCTTCTGGAGGCGCGCGGCGCACGTGGCGCCGAGGCGGGGCACTCCGGACGTCGCTCTCTGGCTCCAGTGCGTGCTCGCGTGGATCTGGCTGGCGGTCGCGGTGGAGGGGTTCGAGGACGTGTCCGGGTGGTTCGTCACCACCTCGTGGCTGTTCTACGGCCTCACCATCGCCGCGGTGATTCGGCTCCGCGCACGTCCCGGCGGCGGGCCTCCAGGCGATCCACCGGCAGACGAGGCGGCCGAGGCAG is a window of Candidatus Eisenbacteria bacterium DNA encoding:
- a CDS encoding formylglycine-generating enzyme family protein; this encodes MRARGDGARLVLAALALAVPIGIASCGKRPSAERASSGSILVTEFLPTVEDSARPEGDSPEGMVWIPGGEFSMGAADVPGGNEVDAHAVLDSRPVHRVHVDGFWMDRTEVTNDQFARFVAATGYLTVAERVPRVEDYPGAPPENLVAGSVVFERPDTAVALNDRYQWWIYRPGASWRHPQGPGSDVRGKGSHPVVHIAFEDARAYAVWAGKRLPTEAEWEFAARGGIAGALYPWGNELRPEGVWHANIFQGQFPDRDRAEDGFAGLAPVGQYAPNGYGLLDVAGNAWEWVSDWYRSDTYAERAAPGVIARNPVGPPSSHDPAEPGIPKRVHRGGSFLCTDQYCSRYLVGTRSKGAVDTGTDHLGFRCARSPRAAGE
- a CDS encoding amino acid permease; the protein is MGVSAGSGSSGGASAADRRTAGAGGEPPLRRQIGLYAATAVTVGSIVGSGIFRSPHSVARELPSEGLMLAAWIVGGLLSMVGALALAELAVAHPRTGGLYVFIREGFGRRLAFVFGWASLTVIKPTVIASITSVFALYFCEAVGLGESAQLPAGIAAIGALTLVNWLGVKEGTRTQTFLTTLKVAGILLLCMAAFALPHRGATPGAASAAAPPLSTSPLWLAFVAAMIPILFAYDGWTDSTYVAGECVRPRRNLPIAIVGGTAIVIAIYVLTNLAYFAVLSPAEVATYEAVGSETVRRILGDWGGRALAVLVAVSTFGTISASILTGPRVTLAMASDGLFWRRAAHVAPRRGTPDVALWLQCVLAWIWLAVAVEGFEDVSGWFVTTSWLFYGLTIAAVIRLRARPGGGPPGDPPADEAAEAGGGRAYRTPLYPLTPVLFILVTLGLIASDLAASQWRAAAGILVAALGFPIYHVWKGRSAT